In a genomic window of Rhododendron vialii isolate Sample 1 chromosome 12a, ASM3025357v1:
- the LOC131312150 gene encoding hexanoyl-CoA synthase isoform X2, which yields MNCAQRLVAYALESIGLDKGSAIAIDMPMDVNSVVIYLAIVLAGYVVVSIADSFAPNEIAARLRISKAKAIFTQDFIVRGDKSIPLYSRVIDAQPPVAIVIPSRSSSFDTKLRDGDISWHDFLAKVKHFRHVEFVAVEQPVDAFTNILFSSGTTGEPKAIPWTLATPLKAAADGWCHMDIRKGDIVAWPTNLGWMMGPWLVYASLLNGASMALYNGSPLGSGFAKFVQDAKITMLGVIPSLVRTWKTANCTDSYDWSAIRCFGSTGEASNVDEYLWLMGRAQYKPIMEYCGGTEIGGGFVSGSFLQPQSLAAFSTPAMGCSLFLIGNDGIPLPPNVPGLGELALGPLMFGASNTLLNADHYDVYFKGMPVWNGKVLRRHGDVFELTTRGYYHAHGRADDTMNLGGIKVSSVELERICNAVDSNILETAAVGVPPTGGGPERLVIAVVFKDSRDSAPDLNKLRTSFNSALQKKLNPFFKVSHIVPISSLPRTATNKVMRRVLRQQISLIGNESSGGRRVEYNDGIWAANHYFLRSIDEDDNVGGDNNE from the exons GTTAGTTGCATATGCGCTTGAATCAATTGGATTGGACAAAGGATCTGCAATTGCCATAGATATGCCAATGGATGTGAATTCTGTGGTGATCTACCTTGCTATTGTTCTGGCAGGCTATGTAGTAGTATCCATTGCTGATAGCTTTGCTCCTAATGAAATTGCTGCCAGGCTCAGAATATCAAAGGCAAAAGCAATCTTTACCCAG GATTTCATTGTTCGTGGTGACAAAAGCATACCCTTGTACAG TAGAGTTATTGATGCACAGCCACCCGTTGCTATTGTTATTCCAAGTAGGAGCTCCAGCTTTGACACAAAATTGCGTGATGGTGACATTTCTTGGCATGATTTTCTAGCAAAAGTCAAACATTTCAG ACATGTTGAATTTGTTGCAGTTGAACAGCCTGTCGATGCATTCACAAATATCCTTTTCTCTTCGGGAACTACAG GGGAACCAAAGGCTATACCGTGGACCCTTGCAACACCTTTGAAAGCTGCTGCAGATGGTTGGTGCCACATGGATATCCGCAAAGGTGATATTGTTGCTTGGCCAACTAATCTGGGATGGATGATGGGTCCTTGGTTAGTTTATGCCTCACTCTTGAATGGGGCATCCATGGCTTTATATAATGGCTCTCCCCTTGGTTCTGGCTTCGCAAAATTTGTACAG GATGCTAAAATAACAATGCTTGGTGTTATTCCAAGCCTTGTAAGGACATGGAAAACTGCAAATTGTACGGATAGCTATGATTGGTCTGCAATCCG TTGCTTTGGTTCCACTGGAGAGGCATCTAATGTCGACGAATACCTATGGCTCATGGGGAGGGCTCAATACAAGCCCATCATGGAGTACTGTGGTGGCACAGAGATTGGTGGTGGATTTGTGTCTGGGTCATTTTTACAACCTCAATCTTTGGCTGCTTTTAGCACACCAGCTATGGGATGTAGTCTGTTTTTGATTGGGAATGACGGAATTCCTCTT CCACCAAATGTTCCAGGACTTGGTGAATTGGCGCTTGGTCCCCTGATGTTTGGGGCTTCAAATACATTGCTAAATGCTGATCACTATGATGTCTACTTTAAAGGAATGCCTGTTTGGAATGGAAAG GTTCTAAGACGGCATGGGGATGTGTTTGAGCTTACTACTAGAGGATATTATCATGCACATGGTCGGGCAGACGATACAATGAATCTTGGAGGAATCAAG GTAAGCTCAGTTGAGCTTGAACGCATTTGTAATGCAGTCGACAGCAATATTCTTGAGACAGCAGCAGTTGGGGTGCCACCTACGGGAGGTGGGCCTGAGAGGTTGGTCATTGCTGTCGTTTTCAAGGATTCCAGAGACTCCGCCCCAGATTTAAATAAGTTGAGAACGTCATTTAATTCTGCATTGCAGAAGAAACTGAATCCTTTCTTCAAG GTATCACATATCGTGCCCATCTCGTCTCTACCTCGGACAGCTACAAACAAGGTTATGAGAAGGGTTTTGCGGCAACAG ATTTCGTTGATCGGTAATGAGTCCTCTGGCGGACGTCGAGTGGAATACAATGATGGGATTTGGGCGGCCAACCACTATTTCTTGCGATCTATAGATGAAGATGATAACGTCGGCGGTGACAACAACGAATGA